A DNA window from Enterobacter asburiae contains the following coding sequences:
- a CDS encoding type I secretion system permease/ATPase, protein MKQREIPQGETMTDEALAQWAQAFGFVATRYRVACSPGALIAGAPWLKGKPMVPALTQLAREAGLSFQLLTDDRQAINSWRLPVVVAMHDGRIGVIEHFDGDDTLEISFFDDDTYTNRLSMTAMLPAIRHVIALRPLAALKDSRVDAYISKYRPDWLYRLVMRDLRPYSWVMLAALFINVLSLSGIVFSMQVYDRVIPAQSYPTLYVLTIGVLIATLFGFVLRVTRGHIMDLLGKRSDMRVSDRVFGHALRLRNSAIPRSTGSFISQLRELEQIREMVTSSTISTIVDLPFFLLFVVVLAIIAPQLAWIAPVAAVIMVLPGLLLQKKLAELAKQSAHESTLRNAVLVESVQGLEDIKLMQAENRFLQQWNSYIQITAESGLRTRELTQNLISWGMTIQSLVYAGVIVVGAPMVIDGTLTTGSVVAASMLASRMIAPMATLCGVLARWQQVKAAKEGLDSIMQLPTENQREETPIRQDVLRGHYLFEQAQFRYQPDDPRMALRINRLEIMPGEKVAILGRNGAGKSTLLQAMAGGMDLAAGELRLDNFSLPHLDVADVRRNVGFMTQNARLFYGTLRENITLGMPRATDEEIFEALELTGAAGFVQKLPKGLDYPIMENGVGLSGGQRQSILLARMLLRDPNIVLMDEPTASLDEHTEREFIQRLGDWLGHRTLIVATHRVPVLELVERVVVLKEGMLVMDAPKAQALNNSRMQQQQQQAATGREWKNENQSA, encoded by the coding sequence ATGAAGCAACGCGAAATCCCGCAGGGCGAAACGATGACGGATGAGGCGCTGGCGCAGTGGGCGCAGGCCTTCGGTTTTGTCGCCACGCGCTACCGCGTGGCCTGCTCCCCCGGCGCGCTGATCGCAGGCGCGCCGTGGCTGAAAGGCAAACCGATGGTGCCCGCCCTCACCCAGCTGGCCCGCGAAGCGGGGCTGTCGTTTCAGCTCCTTACCGACGATCGGCAGGCGATCAACAGCTGGCGTCTGCCGGTGGTAGTGGCGATGCATGACGGCAGGATCGGCGTGATCGAGCATTTCGACGGGGACGATACGCTGGAGATCAGCTTCTTCGACGATGACACCTACACCAACCGGCTGTCGATGACGGCGATGCTGCCCGCTATCCGCCACGTCATTGCCCTGCGTCCACTCGCCGCGCTGAAGGACAGCCGCGTGGATGCCTATATCTCAAAATACCGTCCGGACTGGCTCTACCGGCTGGTGATGCGCGACCTGCGCCCCTACAGCTGGGTCATGCTGGCCGCCCTCTTTATCAACGTGCTGTCGCTCTCCGGGATCGTCTTTTCCATGCAGGTCTATGACCGGGTGATCCCCGCGCAGTCCTACCCGACGCTTTACGTCCTGACCATCGGGGTGCTGATTGCCACCCTGTTTGGCTTTGTGCTGCGCGTGACGCGCGGGCACATTATGGATCTGCTCGGCAAGCGCTCGGACATGCGCGTTTCGGATCGCGTCTTCGGCCACGCGCTGCGGCTGCGCAACAGCGCGATCCCCCGCTCCACCGGCAGCTTTATCTCTCAGCTGCGCGAGCTGGAGCAGATCCGCGAGATGGTGACCTCGTCCACCATTTCGACCATTGTCGACCTGCCGTTCTTTCTCCTGTTCGTGGTGGTGCTGGCGATCATCGCCCCGCAGCTGGCGTGGATCGCCCCGGTCGCGGCGGTGATCATGGTCCTGCCCGGCCTGCTGCTGCAGAAGAAGCTGGCGGAGCTGGCAAAGCAGTCGGCTCATGAATCGACCCTGCGCAACGCGGTGCTGGTGGAGAGCGTGCAGGGGCTGGAGGACATCAAGCTGATGCAGGCGGAAAACCGCTTTTTGCAGCAGTGGAACAGCTATATCCAGATCACCGCAGAATCCGGCCTGCGCACCCGCGAGCTGACGCAGAACCTGATTAGCTGGGGGATGACCATTCAGAGCCTGGTCTACGCCGGGGTGATTGTGGTCGGCGCCCCGATGGTGATCGACGGCACCCTGACCACCGGTTCGGTGGTCGCCGCGTCGATGCTGGCCTCCCGCATGATCGCCCCGATGGCGACGCTGTGCGGCGTGCTGGCGCGCTGGCAGCAGGTCAAAGCGGCAAAAGAAGGGCTGGACAGCATCATGCAGCTTCCCACCGAAAATCAGCGCGAGGAGACGCCGATCCGCCAGGACGTGCTGCGCGGTCATTACCTCTTCGAGCAGGCGCAGTTTCGCTATCAGCCGGACGATCCGCGCATGGCGCTGCGCATTAACCGGCTGGAGATCATGCCGGGAGAAAAAGTGGCGATCCTCGGGCGCAACGGCGCGGGCAAATCGACCCTGCTGCAGGCCATGGCGGGCGGGATGGATCTGGCGGCCGGCGAGCTGCGGCTTGATAACTTCAGCCTGCCGCATCTCGACGTCGCCGACGTCCGGCGCAACGTCGGCTTTATGACCCAGAACGCCCGTCTGTTTTACGGCACCCTGCGCGAAAACATCACCCTCGGCATGCCGCGCGCCACCGACGAAGAGATTTTCGAGGCGCTGGAGCTGACCGGCGCGGCAGGCTTCGTGCAGAAGCTGCCCAAGGGGCTGGACTACCCGATCATGGAAAACGGCGTGGGATTATCCGGCGGGCAACGCCAGTCGATTCTGCTGGCGCGAATGCTGCTGCGCGATCCGAATATTGTGCTGATGGATGAACCCACCGCCTCGCTGGACGAGCACACCGAGCGGGAATTCATCCAGCGTCTGGGCGACTGGCTCGGGCATCGCACCCTGATTGTCGCCACGCATCGCGTACCGGTGCTGGAACTGGTGGAGCGCGTCGTGGTGTTAAAAGAGGGGATGCTGGTGATGGATGCGCCAAAAGCCCAGGCGCTGAACAACAGCCGTATGCAGCAGCAACAGCAGCAGGCAGCAACCGGACGGGAGTGGAAAAATGAAAATCAGTCAGCGTGA
- a CDS encoding TolC family outer membrane protein: MGMKMPHWWLSCCLISVPALCANPAAIINTGQLRETQELPSLNGRVAPAAGKAAPGSLQLGDAVNRAVTWHPAISEAVGKLYEQSEEVDVAKSKYYPQINAGVDNGYSHDGDQNGFTPSLVLSLSQMLYDFGKVDSQVRAESAGVAQQQANVLVSIDTIAHDTAIAMVQVQTWQQMVETAKEQLDALSSIGTLTRQRNDEGATSLSDVVQTDARIEGARAQLMQYQASLDSARATLMSFLGWNSLNAISNDFPQKLGRSCDIAEPDDRLVPAVLAAWAQANVAQANLDYADAQMTPTVSLEPEVRHYMNDRYAGSETRDRTQYSAWVKVQMPLYQGGGLTARRNAAGHAVEAAQSTVQRTRLDVRQKLLEARSQVMSLQSTLQIQGRQEALSARTRELYQQQYLDLGSRPLLDVLNAEQEVYQARFTQQQTLGQLHQLQLNCLYNTGQLRHAFDLDNRTIQTVEIQP; encoded by the coding sequence ATGGGAATGAAGATGCCTCACTGGTGGCTCTCGTGCTGCCTGATATCTGTGCCCGCTCTTTGCGCGAACCCGGCGGCAATCATCAATACCGGACAGCTTCGCGAAACGCAGGAACTCCCCTCGCTCAATGGCCGCGTCGCACCTGCGGCCGGCAAAGCCGCACCCGGTTCATTGCAGCTTGGCGATGCCGTCAACCGCGCCGTCACCTGGCACCCGGCCATCAGCGAAGCCGTGGGGAAACTCTATGAACAGAGCGAAGAGGTGGACGTCGCTAAATCAAAATACTATCCGCAGATTAATGCCGGCGTGGACAACGGTTATTCCCATGACGGCGACCAGAACGGCTTTACCCCGTCGCTGGTGCTTTCTCTGTCACAAATGCTCTACGACTTTGGCAAAGTGGACAGCCAGGTGCGGGCCGAGAGCGCGGGCGTTGCCCAGCAGCAGGCCAACGTGCTGGTGAGTATCGACACCATCGCCCACGATACCGCCATCGCCATGGTGCAGGTGCAAACCTGGCAGCAGATGGTCGAGACCGCTAAAGAGCAGCTCGACGCCCTCTCCTCCATTGGCACGCTGACCCGCCAGCGTAACGACGAAGGGGCCACGTCGCTCTCTGACGTGGTGCAGACCGATGCCCGTATCGAAGGCGCCCGCGCCCAGCTGATGCAGTACCAGGCCAGCCTGGACAGCGCCCGCGCCACGCTGATGAGCTTTCTCGGCTGGAACAGCCTGAACGCCATCAGCAATGACTTTCCGCAAAAGCTGGGCCGGAGCTGCGACATTGCCGAGCCGGATGACCGTCTGGTGCCCGCGGTGCTTGCCGCCTGGGCGCAGGCTAACGTCGCCCAGGCTAACCTCGACTACGCCGACGCGCAGATGACGCCAACCGTCTCGCTGGAGCCGGAGGTGCGTCACTACATGAACGATCGCTACGCGGGGAGCGAAACCCGGGATCGCACCCAGTATTCCGCATGGGTGAAAGTGCAGATGCCGCTCTACCAGGGCGGCGGCCTCACCGCCCGGCGTAACGCTGCAGGACACGCGGTGGAGGCGGCGCAGTCCACCGTTCAGCGTACGCGCCTTGATGTCCGCCAGAAGCTGCTGGAAGCCCGCAGCCAGGTGATGAGCCTGCAAAGCACGCTGCAAATCCAGGGCCGCCAGGAAGCCCTCAGCGCCCGCACCCGCGAACTGTACCAGCAGCAGTATCTCGATCTCGGCTCGCGCCCGCTCCTCGACGTGCTCAACGCCGAGCAGGAGGTCTACCAGGCGCGCTTCACCCAGCAGCAGACCCTCGGTCAGCTGCACCAGCTGCAGCTCAACTGCCTGTATAACACCGGGCAGCTGCGTCATGCGTTCGATCTTGATAACCGCACCATCCAGACCGTGGAGATCCAGCCATGA
- a CDS encoding type II toxin-antitoxin system RelE/ParE family toxin, with product MISYFRDQWLEDFFLYGRSSNVIPANLETALARKLDIIRAATSHRDLRSPPGNMYEALNPPLKGYSSIRVNRQYRLVFRWTEGKAEDLYLSPHKYTQHK from the coding sequence ATGATTAGTTATTTTCGGGATCAATGGCTTGAGGATTTTTTTCTTTACGGCAGATCGAGCAATGTTATTCCTGCAAATCTGGAAACAGCGCTTGCGAGAAAGCTCGATATCATCAGGGCAGCAACCTCGCACAGGGATTTGCGATCGCCACCGGGCAATATGTATGAAGCATTGAATCCTCCGCTGAAGGGATATTCCTCAATCCGGGTAAACAGGCAATACAGGCTCGTATTTCGCTGGACAGAGGGTAAAGCAGAAGATCTCTACCTCTCTCCACACAAGTACACGCAACACAAGTGA
- a CDS encoding HigA family addiction module antitoxin, with protein MTLQQALRKPTTPGDVLQYEYLEPLNLKISDLAEMLNVHRNTISALVNNNRKLTADMAIKLAKAFDTTIEFWLNLQLNVDIWEAQSNPRTQEELSRIKTVADVMAKRKSGQPDVA; from the coding sequence ATGACACTTCAACAGGCACTCCGCAAACCCACCACGCCGGGCGACGTGTTGCAGTATGAGTATCTTGAACCGCTCAATCTGAAAATCAGCGATCTGGCGGAGATGCTCAATGTTCACCGCAACACCATCAGCGCGCTGGTCAATAATAATCGCAAGCTGACTGCCGATATGGCGATCAAACTGGCAAAAGCCTTTGATACCACGATTGAATTTTGGCTTAACTTACAGCTGAACGTCGATATCTGGGAAGCGCAATCCAATCCCAGGACGCAGGAGGAGCTAAGCCGTATAAAGACCGTTGCGGACGTCATGGCTAAGCGAAAATCTGGCCAGCCGGATGTAGCCTGA
- a CDS encoding HlyD family efflux transporter periplasmic adaptor subunit, which produces MDDLDNALDSESGYTGARRIVIFSLLMFVVLGVWAWFGVLDEVSTGSGKVIPSSREQVLQSLDGGILTELNVHEGDQVQAGQVLARLDPTRSESNVGESAARYRASLASSARLYAEVNDLPLKFPPSLAKWPDLIADETRLYNSRRAQLEDTQRELRAALDLANKELAITQRLVKTGAASHVEVLRLQRQKSDLELKLTDVRSQYYVQAREALSKANAEVDMVSAILKGRQDSVTRLTVKSPVRGIVKNIKVTTIGGVIPPNGELMEIVPVDDHLLIETRLSPRDIAFIHPNQEALVKITAYDYAIYGGLHGVVETISPDTIQDEAKPEVFYYRVFIRTSQDYLVNKAGRHFSIVPGMIATVDIKTGEKTVLDYLIKPFNRAKEALRER; this is translated from the coding sequence ATGGACGATCTGGATAACGCCCTCGACTCCGAAAGCGGCTACACCGGCGCGCGTCGGATCGTGATCTTCTCGCTGCTGATGTTTGTGGTGCTGGGCGTCTGGGCGTGGTTTGGCGTGCTGGATGAGGTATCAACCGGCTCGGGTAAAGTGATCCCCAGCTCGCGCGAGCAGGTCTTGCAGTCTCTCGACGGCGGGATCCTCACCGAGCTGAACGTCCACGAGGGCGATCAGGTGCAGGCCGGGCAGGTGCTGGCGCGGCTCGATCCGACGCGTTCCGAATCGAACGTCGGCGAAAGCGCGGCGCGCTACCGGGCTTCACTGGCCTCCAGCGCCCGACTGTACGCCGAGGTGAACGATCTCCCGCTGAAGTTCCCCCCTTCGCTGGCAAAGTGGCCGGATCTGATTGCTGACGAAACGCGACTCTACAACTCCCGCCGCGCGCAGCTGGAGGACACCCAGCGGGAGCTGCGCGCCGCGTTAGATCTCGCCAATAAGGAGCTGGCCATCACCCAGCGGCTGGTCAAAACCGGCGCCGCCAGCCACGTGGAGGTGCTGCGCCTGCAGCGGCAGAAAAGCGATCTGGAGCTGAAGCTCACCGACGTACGTTCGCAGTATTACGTTCAGGCGCGCGAGGCGTTATCCAAGGCCAACGCCGAGGTGGATATGGTTTCGGCGATCCTCAAAGGCCGCCAGGATTCCGTCACCCGTCTGACGGTAAAATCCCCGGTGCGCGGGATCGTGAAAAACATCAAGGTCACCACCATCGGCGGCGTGATCCCGCCCAACGGCGAGCTGATGGAGATTGTGCCGGTGGACGATCACCTGCTGATCGAAACCCGCCTGTCGCCGCGCGATATCGCCTTTATCCACCCGAACCAGGAGGCGCTGGTTAAAATCACCGCCTACGATTACGCCATTTACGGCGGCCTGCACGGGGTCGTCGAAACGATCTCTCCGGACACCATCCAGGACGAGGCCAAGCCGGAGGTGTTCTATTACCGGGTGTTTATCCGCACCAGCCAGGATTACCTGGTGAATAAGGCCGGCAGGCACTTCTCGATTGTGCCGGGGATGATTGCGACGGTGGACATTAAGACCGGCGAGAAAACGGTGCTGGATTATCTGATCAAGCCGTTTAACCGGGCGAAAGAGGCGCTGAGGGAGCGATAG